In a single window of the Nocardioides massiliensis genome:
- a CDS encoding enoyl-CoA hydratase/isomerase family protein produces the protein MTLDVDPDLLRRGHVRVALEPTPAGADTRATVTLARPEQRNAQTPSMWAALAAVGRALPASVRVVVLQGDGAAFSAGLDRGMLSPDGIPGEQSVLDLLQHSDADIVDTIGVYQEGFTWLRDPRFVSIAAVRGYAIGAGFQLALACDLRVIAEDTRFCMKEPALGLVPDLTGTKPLVELVGYARALEICATARYVEAPEALAIGLAARVVPGDELDAAVAQLTEALTATSVGAVRGTKALLQGAAGRDLAAQSLAERTEQVARMRELAELLG, from the coding sequence ATGACCCTCGACGTCGATCCCGACCTGCTTCGCCGCGGCCACGTCCGCGTCGCGCTCGAGCCCACACCGGCCGGCGCCGACACCCGCGCCACCGTCACGCTGGCCCGCCCCGAGCAGCGCAACGCGCAGACCCCGTCGATGTGGGCCGCGCTCGCTGCCGTCGGCCGGGCGTTGCCGGCCAGCGTCCGGGTAGTCGTCCTGCAGGGCGACGGCGCCGCTTTCTCTGCGGGGCTCGACCGCGGGATGCTGTCGCCCGACGGGATCCCGGGCGAGCAGTCGGTGCTCGACCTGCTCCAGCACTCCGACGCCGACATCGTCGACACCATCGGGGTCTACCAGGAGGGCTTCACCTGGCTGCGGGACCCGCGGTTCGTCTCGATCGCCGCGGTCCGCGGCTATGCCATCGGTGCCGGCTTCCAGCTCGCACTCGCCTGTGACCTGCGCGTGATCGCCGAGGACACCCGGTTCTGCATGAAGGAGCCTGCGCTGGGGCTCGTGCCGGACCTCACGGGAACAAAACCGCTGGTGGAGCTGGTTGGGTACGCGAGAGCGTTGGAGATCTGTGCGACCGCCCGCTACGTGGAGGCGCCGGAGGCCCTCGCGATCGGACTGGCCGCCCGGGTGGTCCCGGGTGACGAGCTCGACGCCGCGGTCGCCCAGCTCACCGAGGCCCTCACCGCCACGTCGGTCGGCGCGGTCCGCGGCACCAAGGCGCTCCTGCAGGGAGCTGCCGGCCGCGACCTCGCCGCCCAGTCGCTGGCAGAACGCACCGAGCAGGTCGCCCGGATGCGCGAGCTCGCCGAGCTGCTCGGCTGA
- a CDS encoding MarR family winged helix-turn-helix transcriptional regulator — MEPHGPADHGTDDETDDVRTRARSMVRSPALQAVRVLVRAEAELSRTIARRAGLSPSEITALEALSRGPLGPAEMARLLNVTTAAATGIVDRMTSHGHAERRPHPSDGRRTEVHLTESGRAELLAHLIPVFGRLAAHDAAFTDDERAVVTRYLEGAAAVMRAEALREDGPEPVS; from the coding sequence GTGGAGCCGCACGGTCCGGCCGACCACGGGACAGATGACGAGACCGACGACGTCCGGACCCGGGCCCGGTCGATGGTGCGCTCGCCGGCACTGCAGGCGGTGCGGGTGCTGGTGCGGGCTGAGGCGGAGCTGAGCCGGACCATCGCGCGGCGGGCCGGGCTCAGCCCGTCGGAGATCACCGCGCTGGAGGCGCTGTCGCGCGGACCGCTGGGTCCCGCGGAGATGGCCCGCCTGCTCAACGTGACCACCGCGGCGGCGACGGGGATCGTCGATCGGATGACCTCGCACGGGCACGCCGAGCGCCGCCCGCACCCCAGCGACGGCCGGCGTACGGAGGTGCACCTCACGGAGTCGGGGCGCGCGGAGCTGCTGGCCCACCTGATCCCGGTCTTCGGGCGGCTCGCGGCCCACGATGCGGCTTTCACCGACGACGAGCGCGCGGTCGTGACCCGCTACCTCGAGGGCGCGGCGGCGGTGATGCGGGCCGAGGCGCTGCGCGAGGACGGACCGGAACCGGTGTCGTAG
- a CDS encoding MMPL family transporter, which yields MPSAPARPGPFARVVTGRSTAWVVALLPLLMAGVVLGLVGEAERERLPTDSLPTGYDSTAAAALRDQLPDDASAAIILWTVEDGELGRDQLPVLTEQAQELADGGDEVPVVPAEDGTAAIAIVPVEFVDNNDNADRIAEMRETLRDGAPDGVEVRVTGPAAIQADLAGVFDGANLRLLLVTASVVTVLLVVTYRSPILWFFPLLVVGVADRTAAIAATHVLKGLEDLGLTVAWDESTIGILSVLVFGAGTNYALLLISRFRDELGSHEHVREAMASALRRTLEPVLASATTVVLGVLALVLSLIPATRGLGIACAVGIIIAAFAILVVLPAVLSCTGRWVFWPRVPREGQPALADGRGAWRRIGDTVARRPSVALLGTIVVLGALASGTLSISTGLDRSEQFLDEPEAITAAERLADSFPAGTSDPSSIVTRADARDVVAAAEQVEGVGSVRPSAQAEGITQLDVVLSAEPSSPEAEQAVVDLREALADFEDTHVGGAEAEAIDERDATGRDRLVVMPLILGLVFVALIILLRSLVAPVVLALAVVLSYAAAMGVGWWVFTGPLGFTALDSSVPLLSFLFLVALGVDYSIFLVTRAREEAAGFGTREGILRALAATGGVITSAGILLAAVFAVLGVLPLVVLAQVGTIICIGVLLDTLIVRTILVPAVARLLGETFWWPRRVHETGKHAARADA from the coding sequence ATGCCGTCTGCACCCGCCCGCCCCGGTCCCTTCGCCCGGGTCGTCACGGGCCGATCCACCGCGTGGGTCGTCGCACTGCTGCCCCTCCTCATGGCGGGCGTCGTCCTCGGTCTGGTGGGTGAGGCCGAGCGTGAACGGCTTCCCACCGACTCGCTGCCCACCGGCTACGACAGCACCGCCGCCGCGGCGCTGCGCGACCAGCTCCCCGACGACGCGAGTGCCGCCATCATCTTGTGGACCGTCGAGGACGGCGAGCTGGGTCGCGACCAGCTCCCGGTCCTGACCGAGCAGGCCCAGGAGCTCGCGGACGGCGGCGATGAGGTCCCCGTCGTGCCCGCCGAGGACGGCACCGCCGCGATCGCGATCGTGCCGGTCGAGTTCGTCGACAACAACGACAACGCCGACCGGATCGCCGAGATGCGCGAGACGTTGCGCGACGGCGCACCGGACGGCGTCGAGGTCCGGGTGACCGGACCGGCTGCGATCCAGGCCGACCTCGCCGGGGTCTTCGACGGCGCCAACCTCCGGCTGCTGCTCGTGACCGCCTCGGTGGTGACGGTGCTGCTCGTGGTCACCTACCGCAGTCCGATCCTGTGGTTCTTCCCCCTGCTGGTGGTCGGCGTCGCCGACCGCACGGCGGCGATCGCTGCGACCCACGTGCTGAAGGGGCTCGAGGACCTCGGTCTCACCGTCGCGTGGGACGAGTCGACCATCGGCATCTTGTCGGTGCTGGTCTTCGGTGCCGGCACCAACTACGCGCTGCTGCTCATCTCCCGCTTCCGTGACGAGCTCGGCAGCCACGAGCATGTCCGCGAAGCGATGGCGTCTGCGCTGCGCCGTACGCTCGAACCTGTCCTCGCCAGCGCCACCACGGTCGTCCTCGGCGTGCTCGCCCTCGTGCTCTCACTCATCCCCGCCACCCGCGGGCTCGGCATCGCGTGTGCGGTCGGGATCATCATCGCCGCCTTCGCCATCCTGGTCGTGCTGCCGGCCGTGCTCTCGTGCACCGGACGCTGGGTCTTCTGGCCGCGCGTGCCCCGCGAGGGCCAGCCCGCCCTCGCCGACGGTCGTGGGGCGTGGCGGCGCATCGGCGACACCGTCGCCCGTCGTCCCTCCGTCGCGCTCCTCGGCACCATCGTGGTCCTGGGCGCGCTTGCCAGCGGCACGCTGAGCATCAGCACCGGCCTCGATCGGTCCGAGCAGTTCCTCGACGAGCCCGAGGCGATCACCGCCGCGGAGCGGCTCGCGGACTCGTTCCCCGCCGGCACGTCCGACCCGTCGAGCATCGTCACGCGCGCCGACGCCCGCGACGTGGTTGCGGCCGCAGAACAGGTCGAGGGGGTGGGCTCGGTCCGCCCCTCCGCGCAGGCAGAGGGCATCACCCAGCTCGACGTGGTGCTGTCCGCCGAGCCGTCGAGCCCGGAGGCCGAGCAGGCCGTCGTCGACCTCCGCGAGGCGCTCGCCGACTTCGAGGACACCCACGTCGGGGGCGCCGAGGCCGAGGCGATCGACGAGCGGGACGCCACCGGTCGCGATCGGCTCGTCGTCATGCCGCTGATCCTCGGTCTGGTCTTCGTCGCCCTGATCATCCTGCTGCGGTCACTGGTCGCGCCGGTCGTCCTCGCGCTCGCCGTGGTGCTGTCGTATGCCGCGGCGATGGGCGTCGGCTGGTGGGTCTTCACCGGTCCCCTGGGCTTCACTGCCCTCGACTCGAGCGTGCCACTCCTGTCGTTCCTGTTCCTGGTCGCACTGGGGGTCGACTACAGCATCTTCCTCGTCACCCGAGCGCGGGAGGAGGCCGCCGGTTTCGGCACCCGCGAGGGGATCCTGCGGGCGCTCGCCGCGACCGGTGGCGTGATCACCAGCGCCGGCATCCTGCTGGCCGCGGTCTTCGCGGTGCTCGGCGTGCTCCCGTTGGTCGTGCTGGCCCAGGTCGGCACGATCATCTGCATCGGTGTCCTGCTCGACACCCTGATCGTGCGGACGATCCTGGTGCCGGCGGTCGCCCGCCTGCTCGGCGAGACCTTCTGGTGGCCGCGACGGGTCCACGAGACCGGCAAGCACGCCGCGCGTGCGGACGCCTGA
- a CDS encoding ABC-F family ATP-binding cassette domain-containing protein, with product MEDVSFRVAAGDKVGLVGRNGAGKTTMTKVLAGEALPAAGRVDVVGEVGYLPQDPRSGDPDQIARDRILSARGLDDVVRRLRESEVEMGSDDPAVAERAMRRYSRADAEMHAGGGYAAESEAATIASSLGIAHRILDQPLRTLSGGQRRRVELARILFSGAETLILDEPTNHLDADSITWLRGFLKAHKGGLIVISHDTDLLADTVTKVLHLDANRQTIDVYNMGWHAYLKQRETDEKRRRRERMNAENKAKTLTDQANKMRAKATKAQAAQSMLKRAERLMEGVEGERKADKVARIAFPAPAPCGKTPLTAEDLSKAYGSLEVFTGVDLAIDKGSRVVILGLNGAGKTTMLRILAGVDEPDTGKVIAGHGLKVGYYAQEHETLDTSRTVLENMQSAAPQLTDTEARSVLGSFLFSGDDAHKPAGVLSGGEKTRLALASLVVSSANVLLLDEPTNNLDPASREEVLAAIRSYAGAIILVTHDEGAVRALEPDRVLILPDGVEDLWNEEYAELVSLA from the coding sequence ATGGAGGACGTGTCGTTCCGGGTCGCCGCGGGCGACAAGGTCGGGCTTGTCGGGCGCAACGGCGCCGGCAAGACGACCATGACCAAGGTGTTGGCCGGCGAGGCACTGCCCGCCGCCGGCAGGGTCGACGTGGTGGGGGAGGTCGGCTATTTGCCGCAGGACCCCCGCTCGGGGGATCCCGACCAGATCGCCCGCGACCGGATCCTGTCGGCGCGCGGTCTGGACGACGTCGTACGCCGCCTGCGTGAGTCCGAGGTCGAGATGGGCAGCGACGACCCCGCGGTCGCCGAGCGCGCGATGCGCCGCTACTCCCGCGCGGACGCGGAGATGCATGCCGGCGGGGGGTACGCCGCGGAGTCCGAGGCCGCGACGATCGCGTCCTCGCTCGGCATCGCGCACCGGATCCTCGACCAGCCCCTCCGCACGCTCTCGGGTGGGCAGCGGCGGCGCGTCGAGCTGGCACGCATCCTCTTCTCGGGCGCCGAGACGCTCATCCTCGACGAGCCCACCAACCACCTCGACGCCGACTCCATCACCTGGCTGCGCGGGTTCCTCAAGGCCCACAAGGGTGGGCTGATCGTGATCAGCCACGACACCGACCTGCTCGCCGACACCGTCACCAAGGTGCTGCACCTCGACGCCAACCGGCAGACCATCGATGTCTACAACATGGGCTGGCACGCCTACCTCAAGCAGCGCGAGACCGACGAGAAGCGGCGTCGCCGGGAGCGGATGAACGCCGAAAACAAGGCGAAGACGCTCACCGACCAGGCCAACAAGATGCGTGCCAAGGCCACGAAGGCCCAGGCCGCGCAGTCGATGCTCAAGCGCGCCGAGCGCCTCATGGAGGGCGTCGAGGGCGAGCGCAAGGCCGACAAGGTCGCGCGCATCGCCTTCCCGGCGCCGGCTCCCTGCGGCAAGACCCCGCTCACCGCAGAGGACCTCTCCAAGGCCTACGGGTCGTTGGAGGTCTTCACCGGCGTCGACCTCGCCATCGACAAGGGTTCACGCGTCGTCATCCTCGGGCTCAACGGTGCGGGCAAGACGACGATGCTGCGGATCCTCGCCGGCGTCGACGAGCCCGACACCGGCAAGGTCATCGCCGGCCACGGCCTCAAGGTCGGCTACTACGCCCAGGAGCACGAGACCCTCGACACCAGCCGCACCGTGCTGGAGAACATGCAGAGCGCCGCTCCCCAGCTCACCGACACCGAGGCACGCAGCGTGCTCGGGTCGTTCCTCTTCAGCGGCGACGACGCCCACAAGCCCGCCGGTGTGCTCTCCGGTGGGGAGAAGACCCGGCTCGCGCTGGCCAGCCTCGTCGTCTCGAGCGCCAACGTGCTCCTGCTCGACGAGCCCACCAACAACCTCGACCCCGCAAGCCGGGAGGAGGTGCTGGCGGCGATCCGCAGCTACGCCGGCGCGATCATCCTCGTGACCCACGACGAGGGCGCCGTCCGTGCCCTCGAGCCCGACCGGGTGCTGATCCTCCCGGACGGGGTCGAGGACCTGTGGAACGAGGAGTACGCCGAGCTGGTCAGCCTGGCCTGA
- a CDS encoding TetR family transcriptional regulator gives MTEQRTARSGSSRGDVRHGRADVVRHALRVLDSYGLESLTMRRLAAELAVQPSALYHHFPHKQALLAAVAEAILADREPPASGGWDDEVRAICADLRAALLTYRDGAEVVATTWSFGLGARGPYDALVARLARSHRDAALVDAAARTLLHFVFGHVVAEQTHVQAAAAGAVDTDAETLLRGTGAAYDLGVTLIIDGLHARADSGSAIRR, from the coding sequence GTGACGGAGCAGCGGACCGCCCGGTCGGGATCTAGCAGGGGTGACGTCCGCCACGGGCGGGCCGACGTGGTGCGGCACGCGCTGCGCGTGCTGGACTCCTACGGCCTGGAGTCGCTGACGATGCGGCGCCTCGCCGCCGAGCTGGCGGTCCAGCCGAGCGCGCTCTACCACCACTTCCCGCACAAGCAGGCCCTGCTCGCCGCGGTGGCCGAGGCGATCCTCGCCGACCGCGAGCCGCCGGCATCCGGAGGTTGGGACGACGAGGTCCGCGCGATCTGCGCGGACCTCCGGGCGGCGCTGCTGACCTATCGCGACGGCGCCGAGGTCGTCGCGACCACCTGGTCGTTCGGGCTCGGTGCCCGCGGTCCGTACGACGCGCTGGTCGCGCGGCTCGCCCGCAGCCACCGCGACGCCGCGCTGGTCGACGCTGCGGCGCGCACCCTGCTGCACTTCGTCTTCGGCCACGTCGTGGCGGAGCAGACCCACGTGCAGGCGGCGGCGGCCGGGGCCGTCGACACCGACGCCGAGACCCTTCTGCGCGGCACCGGTGCGGCGTACGACCTCGGGGTCACCCTGATCATCGACGGACTGCACGCCCGTGCTGACAGCGGCTCGGCCATCCGGCGGTAG
- a CDS encoding biotin transporter BioY: protein MTRFPPARPARDLALVATMAGLMAALGLVPAIAPFGGSVPITAQSMGAMLAGALLGPRLGAASMALFLGLVALGLPLLSGGRGGLGVFAGPSIGYLVGFVAGAFVVGLLTHRFAVRPGGRYVLWVGICANVVGGAVLLYLLGVPGTAWRADLPLDTAAVAALAFVPGDILKAVVAALVARGVYAAYPGLGPARRPPLHADAGV, encoded by the coding sequence ATGACCCGCTTCCCCCCCGCCCGTCCCGCTCGCGATCTCGCCCTGGTGGCGACGATGGCCGGTCTCATGGCCGCCCTGGGACTCGTCCCAGCTATCGCGCCGTTCGGCGGTTCGGTCCCCATCACCGCCCAGTCGATGGGCGCGATGCTCGCCGGTGCCCTGCTCGGCCCGCGCTTGGGTGCGGCGTCCATGGCGCTCTTCCTCGGGCTGGTGGCGCTGGGGCTGCCGCTGCTCTCCGGCGGGCGCGGCGGGCTGGGGGTCTTCGCCGGCCCGAGCATCGGCTACCTCGTCGGCTTCGTGGCCGGGGCGTTCGTGGTCGGCCTGCTCACGCACCGCTTCGCCGTGCGCCCCGGCGGTCGCTACGTGCTGTGGGTGGGGATCTGCGCCAACGTGGTCGGCGGAGCGGTCCTGCTCTACCTGCTCGGCGTGCCCGGCACCGCCTGGCGTGCGGACCTCCCGCTCGACACCGCGGCCGTCGCTGCCCTCGCCTTCGTCCCCGGTGACATCCTCAAGGCCGTCGTCGCGGCCCTGGTCGCCCGTGGCGTCTACGCCGCCTACCCGGGCCTGGGGCCGGCGCGTCGTCCCCCGCTCCACGCCGACGCCGGTGTCTGA
- a CDS encoding AMP-binding protein — MSDPVDVLAGSDPVAAVLAAYRDGDRLLLRTGGTTGAPRVVVRTAASWVDSFPTYAELAGIGPDTVVGVPGPMTATMNLFAVAQARWAGARHTHDPEDATHVVLTPAQLHAVLDADAARPGTVAVVAGDRLAPALAARARAAGLVVHHYYGAAELSFVAWGPHAEQLSVFPGVEAVARDGELFVRSPYVAEGVADADGWAGVGDRGHVVGTRVIVHGRPGTVTTAGATVVVSAVEAALADLGVVVVGIPHPRLGAVLAAVLPGSVGIAAARRAARDRLPSSHRPRRWVHRETLPLTRHGKIDREALARALAADPQELP, encoded by the coding sequence GTGTCTGACCCGGTCGACGTCCTCGCCGGGTCCGACCCGGTCGCGGCGGTGCTCGCCGCCTACCGCGACGGAGACCGGCTGCTGCTGCGGACCGGAGGGACGACGGGCGCACCCCGCGTCGTCGTCCGGACCGCGGCGTCGTGGGTCGACTCCTTCCCCACCTACGCCGAGCTCGCCGGCATCGGCCCGGACACCGTCGTCGGGGTGCCGGGTCCGATGACCGCGACGATGAACCTGTTCGCCGTCGCGCAGGCGCGGTGGGCCGGGGCGCGGCACACCCACGACCCGGAGGACGCGACCCATGTCGTGCTGACGCCCGCGCAGCTGCACGCGGTGCTGGACGCCGATGCCGCGCGCCCCGGCACGGTCGCGGTCGTCGCCGGCGACCGCCTGGCGCCGGCCCTGGCGGCACGAGCGCGGGCAGCGGGTCTCGTCGTGCACCACTACTACGGAGCAGCGGAGCTGTCGTTCGTCGCCTGGGGCCCACACGCCGAGCAGCTGAGCGTCTTCCCCGGCGTCGAGGCCGTCGCCCGGGACGGCGAGCTGTTCGTGCGCTCGCCGTACGTCGCCGAGGGCGTCGCGGACGCCGACGGCTGGGCCGGCGTCGGCGATCGCGGACACGTGGTGGGTACCCGCGTCATCGTGCACGGCCGGCCAGGCACCGTCACGACGGCCGGCGCGACCGTCGTCGTGTCGGCGGTCGAGGCCGCGCTCGCCGACCTGGGGGTGGTGGTCGTCGGTATCCCCCACCCACGGCTGGGTGCCGTCCTGGCGGCGGTGCTCCCGGGATCCGTCGGCATCGCCGCGGCCCGCCGCGCCGCCCGGGACCGGCTTCCGTCGAGCCACCGGCCGCGCCGGTGGGTGCACCGGGAGACGCTGCCGCTGACCCGCCACGGGAAGATCGACCGCGAGGCGCTCGCCCGCGCCCTCGCCGCCGACCCGCAGGAGCTGCCATGA
- a CDS encoding thiolase family protein — protein MTDDRPVIVGALRTPIGTAGRALASVDAASLAAPVLRALADELTTTLGDPMPADDVVLGNCMGPGGDVARVAALAAGLGHAVPGLTVDRQCGSGLAAVTVAAAQVQAGAGIVLAGGTESASTAPWRSWPPVDGGEPRRYERAPFAPAAEDDPDMGVAADLLAEEAGIDRARQDAYAARSHERAWQHRQTGGFAAEVVPVGGIEHDERVRAGMSAERLGRLRPAFRPEGTVTAGNSCGVNDGAAAVALLPGALHAQVGVPGLRVVAHASAGVDPRRPGIGIVPAADAALRRAGLTLDQVDVVELNEAFAGQVLACCDALGLGEERVCPQGGALALGHPWGASGAVLLVRLFSQLVREERGRTGLAAIAVGGGQGVAMVVERC, from the coding sequence ATGACCGACGACCGCCCGGTCATCGTCGGTGCCCTGCGCACCCCGATCGGGACGGCGGGACGCGCCCTGGCGTCGGTCGACGCCGCCTCGTTGGCGGCACCGGTGCTGCGAGCGCTCGCCGACGAGCTCACCACGACGCTCGGCGACCCGATGCCCGCCGACGACGTCGTGCTCGGCAACTGCATGGGCCCCGGCGGCGACGTCGCGCGCGTCGCTGCGCTGGCGGCCGGGCTGGGCCACGCCGTCCCGGGGCTGACCGTCGACCGGCAGTGCGGCAGTGGGCTCGCAGCGGTCACGGTCGCAGCCGCCCAGGTGCAGGCGGGCGCTGGCATCGTGCTCGCCGGCGGCACGGAGTCCGCCTCGACGGCGCCCTGGCGCTCCTGGCCGCCGGTCGACGGGGGTGAACCCCGTCGCTACGAGCGCGCACCGTTCGCGCCGGCGGCCGAGGACGACCCCGACATGGGGGTGGCCGCGGACCTGCTGGCCGAGGAGGCCGGCATCGATCGCGCTCGACAGGACGCCTATGCCGCACGCTCGCACGAGCGCGCCTGGCAGCATCGGCAGACCGGTGGCTTCGCCGCGGAGGTCGTCCCGGTCGGTGGCATCGAGCACGACGAGCGGGTGCGGGCCGGGATGAGTGCCGAGCGGCTCGGCCGGTTGCGCCCGGCGTTCCGCCCCGAGGGCACGGTGACGGCCGGCAACTCCTGCGGCGTCAACGACGGTGCCGCCGCGGTCGCGCTGCTGCCTGGGGCGCTGCACGCACAGGTCGGCGTACCGGGGTTGCGGGTGGTGGCTCATGCGAGTGCCGGGGTGGACCCGCGGCGCCCGGGGATCGGGATCGTGCCGGCGGCCGACGCCGCGCTCCGCCGGGCCGGACTGACCCTCGACCAGGTCGACGTCGTCGAGCTCAACGAGGCCTTCGCCGGACAGGTGTTGGCGTGCTGCGATGCGCTCGGGTTGGGTGAGGAGCGCGTGTGCCCGCAGGGCGGGGCGCTCGCCCTCGGCCACCCGTGGGGCGCCAGCGGTGCGGTGCTGCTGGTGCGGCTGTTCAGCCAGCTCGTGCGTGAGGAGCGCGGCCGGACCGGTCTCGCCGCGATCGCCGTCGGCGGCGGTCAGGGGGTCGCGATGGTGGTGGAGCGATGCTGA
- a CDS encoding energy-coupling factor ABC transporter ATP-binding protein has protein sequence MLIEVDGVSHTYGDGPLARTVLREVSVRLGERRIGIIGANGSGKSTFARMLNGLVLPTTGSVRVDGHDTRKDGRAVRRRVGFCFTDPDAQIVMPTVQEDVAFGLRRRGWSKQEVASRVGAALAAYGLAGHADHPAHLLSGGQKQLLALASVLLTEPDLLVMDEPTTLLDLRNAQRVARVVAELPMPVVLLTHHLDLLADFDRVLVFDDGRITFDGAPGEAIAAYRELMARDGT, from the coding sequence ATGCTGATTGAGGTCGACGGCGTCAGCCACACCTACGGCGACGGCCCGCTGGCCCGCACCGTGCTGCGCGAGGTGTCCGTGCGGCTCGGCGAGCGCCGCATCGGGATCATCGGAGCCAACGGCTCCGGCAAGTCCACCTTCGCGCGGATGCTCAACGGGTTGGTGCTCCCCACGACCGGCAGCGTCCGGGTCGACGGTCACGACACCCGCAAGGACGGTCGGGCCGTACGCCGACGTGTGGGCTTCTGCTTCACCGACCCGGACGCGCAGATCGTGATGCCCACGGTGCAGGAGGACGTCGCCTTCGGGCTCCGGCGGCGGGGCTGGAGCAAGCAGGAGGTCGCGTCGCGGGTCGGGGCGGCGTTGGCGGCGTACGGGCTCGCGGGTCACGCCGACCATCCGGCCCACCTGCTCTCCGGTGGCCAGAAGCAGCTGCTCGCGCTGGCGTCCGTCCTCCTCACCGAGCCGGACCTGTTGGTCATGGACGAGCCGACCACGTTGCTCGACCTGCGCAACGCCCAGCGCGTCGCACGCGTGGTGGCCGAGTTGCCGATGCCGGTCGTGCTGCTGACGCATCACCTCGACCTGCTCGCCGACTTCGACCGGGTGCTCGTCTTCGACGACGGACGGATCACCTTCGACGGCGCGCCGGGTGAGGCGATCGCGGCCTACCGCGAGCTGATGGCGCGGGACGGCACGTGA
- a CDS encoding energy-coupling factor transporter transmembrane component T family protein, whose translation MSAATFGLYHPGTSVVHRLPAGAKLLALCAAGVGSVFAASVLGVTAYLAVAVLVPLVARVPGRALVRQLRPLLVFVVVLAGFHALVSSPERAYVVVGMLLALVLLATALTMTTPTSALVDVVVRVAGPLRRVGVDPERLGLLLALGLRAIPVVIGLALEVRDAQRARGLGASPRAFAVPLIVRSLRHADRVGEALAARGVDD comes from the coding sequence GTGAGCGCAGCGACCTTCGGGCTCTACCACCCCGGCACCTCGGTCGTGCACCGGCTGCCGGCGGGCGCGAAGCTGCTGGCGCTGTGCGCGGCGGGTGTCGGATCGGTGTTCGCAGCGTCGGTGCTGGGGGTGACGGCGTACCTCGCCGTGGCGGTGCTGGTCCCGCTCGTCGCGCGGGTGCCGGGCCGGGCGCTGGTGCGCCAACTCCGGCCCTTGCTGGTGTTCGTCGTGGTGCTGGCGGGCTTCCACGCCCTCGTGTCCAGCCCGGAGCGTGCGTACGTCGTCGTCGGGATGCTGCTCGCTCTCGTGCTCCTCGCGACGGCGCTGACGATGACCACGCCGACGTCGGCACTGGTCGACGTCGTCGTCCGCGTGGCAGGGCCGCTGCGCCGGGTCGGTGTCGATCCCGAACGACTCGGCCTGCTGCTCGCCCTCGGGTTGCGCGCCATCCCGGTCGTGATCGGCCTGGCGCTGGAGGTCCGCGACGCCCAGCGCGCGCGGGGGCTGGGTGCGAGTCCGCGTGCGTTCGCCGTTCCCCTCATCGTCCGCTCGCTGCGGCACGCCGACCGGGTCGGTGAGGCGTTGGCGGCGCGCGGCGTCGACGACTGA
- a CDS encoding phosphotransferase, with translation MWRPDPAWQQLAPPRSSTAGVFLVPGERPWVVKRLVRPGEDDAAAHDPAHWTYWRREVEVAREEAFRETPGLCAPPVEVHEDDAGATLVSPWVPDDELSGEERAWALGRFAACAVPAAAWWSRPSLPDRLRSLEHGGGWHGLETTPLAGVAEVLWRRRDELGETFVSLPLVLSHGDAIGANLRARVPGGVRAIDWSAVGLQPLGADLGIVLLSVRDPLGPLLTAYRAGLDPSTSSGRRGGAAYAERDVVHGAAIMAAYTLLTRLAHALGGPDEDAAIHEALRFADMLEAVVEF, from the coding sequence ATGTGGCGCCCCGACCCTGCGTGGCAGCAGCTCGCGCCACCGCGCAGCAGCACCGCCGGGGTCTTCCTCGTGCCGGGCGAGCGGCCGTGGGTCGTCAAGAGGCTCGTCCGCCCGGGCGAGGACGATGCAGCGGCCCACGACCCGGCGCATTGGACCTACTGGCGCCGCGAGGTCGAGGTGGCGCGCGAGGAGGCGTTCCGGGAGACCCCCGGCCTCTGCGCGCCGCCGGTGGAGGTCCATGAGGACGACGCCGGCGCGACTCTGGTCTCGCCGTGGGTCCCCGACGACGAGCTGAGCGGCGAGGAGCGTGCCTGGGCGCTGGGCCGTTTCGCGGCCTGCGCCGTGCCGGCTGCTGCGTGGTGGAGCCGGCCGAGCCTGCCCGACCGGTTGCGGTCCCTCGAGCACGGTGGCGGCTGGCACGGGCTCGAGACCACCCCGCTCGCCGGGGTCGCGGAGGTGCTGTGGCGTCGCCGCGACGAGCTGGGGGAGACCTTCGTCTCCCTGCCGCTGGTCCTCAGCCACGGGGACGCGATCGGGGCGAACCTGCGCGCGCGTGTGCCCGGCGGGGTCCGCGCGATCGACTGGTCGGCCGTCGGGCTGCAGCCCCTCGGTGCCGACCTCGGGATCGTGCTGCTGTCGGTGCGTGACCCGCTGGGGCCGTTGCTCACGGCGTACCGGGCCGGGTTGGATCCTTCGACCAGCTCAGGACGGCGCGGCGGAGCGGCGTACGCCGAACGCGACGTGGTGCACGGCGCGGCGATCATGGCGGCCTACACCCTGCTGACCCGGCTCGCCCACGCCCTCGGCGGACCCGACGAGGACGCGGCGATCCACGAGGCGCTGCGCTTCGCCGACATGCTCGAGGCGGTCGTCGAGTTCTGA